The following DNA comes from Bradyrhizobium sp. SK17.
TGGCGGGGACTGGCTGCCTGCATGCAACTTGCAGCAAGCGAATGACCTCGATGCCGTTCTCATCGCCGCGCAAGCGATAATCGCAAATGATGATGCGCGGCGATATCTTGTCGCGGGACAGCGCCGCCAGTGCTTCGCTGCCTGACGACGCGGCGAGAACGCGATAGCCCCAACCTGTCAGCAGTGCATCCATCGCTTCGAGCACGGCGACTTCGTCGTCGATCACCAGAACCCAGGCGCCTTCGGCGACGACATGAGAGGTCTCGGCGACTGCGAGCAGCGAACTCGGAACCAGGTTGGTCGAGGGCAAGCAAATGCTGAAGCAGGAGCCACGGCCGACTTGCGAACGCAGATTGAGCTCGCAGTCCAGCAACTCGCTCAGGCGGCGCACGATGGCGAGGCCGAGGCCCAATCCCCTGGTGCGGTCCCGTTCCGGATTCCGCAGCTGGACATACTCCTGGAAAATCTTTTGCCGGTTCTCCGGCGGAATTCCCGTCCCGGTATCCCAGACCTCGATCCGCATCGTCTTGCCGCGTTTCCGACATCCGACCACAACGCGACCTTGATCGGAATGCCGCACCGCATTCGAGATCAGGTTGCGCAGGATGCGTTCCACGAGCAGCGGATCGGAATGAACGACCGCGCTGGTGGTGTGTTGGTGAATGACGATGGTTTTCTCGGCGGCCTCGTCGGCAAAGTCCAGGCAGATGCGGTGGAGCAGGGGCTGCAACGCGAAGGATTGTCGCCGCACTTCGACGACACCGGCATCGAGCCGGGAAATGTCGAGGATGGCGCTGAACAGGTCCCCCATGGCCGAAGTCGACAGCTCCATCCGGTCGAGGATACGCAGCGCCGGCGTCGGAAGTCCCGACACCGCGCGCAATGCGCTGACAAACAGACCGAGCGCGTGAACCGGCTGGCGCAGATCATGGCTTGCAGCCGCGAGGAATTGCGATTTTGCCAGGCTGGCCTGCTCCGCCACTTCCTTCTGCTTCTGCAGATCCCGCGCAAGTTCGCTGGCCTTGATCCGAAGATTCACCAGCTCGTTGAAGCCGCGGTTGGCGCGAACGCCGAGCACGCCCATGCCGATCACGTAGATGATCATGAGCAGGACCATCATCGTGGCTTCGGGGAAGGCCGTTCTGGATTCGAGGCCCCATACCAGGCAGGGGATGGTGGTTGGAAGGAAGAGCGAGAAAAAGGCCGGCAAATAGGAGCTGAACGCCGGGATTGCGCCGGCCGCCACGCTGAGCGAGACGATCAGGACCACCATCTCGGAGGCGAACCGGCCGCTGTTTCCCGCAAGTGAGACGGACGCCCAGCCCCAGCCGATGCCCTCCGCCAGGCTGATGACGACGAACCAGTTTGCCCA
Coding sequences within:
- a CDS encoding hybrid sensor histidine kinase/response regulator, which produces MSDQAPPPTIELHSEQVAALFQNVVPGVVAAAAAAIVLVGALIDLGVLQQGVGIAWALYIVACAAAHITLRIFYDRARPDASRWQLWANWFVVISLAEGIGWGWASVSLAGNSGRFASEMVVLIVSLSVAAGAIPAFSSYLPAFFSLFLPTTIPCLVWGLESRTAFPEATMMVLLMIIYVIGMGVLGVRANRGFNELVNLRIKASELARDLQKQKEVAEQASLAKSQFLAAASHDLRQPVHALGLFVSALRAVSGLPTPALRILDRMELSTSAMGDLFSAILDISRLDAGVVEVRRQSFALQPLLHRICLDFADEAAEKTIVIHQHTTSAVVHSDPLLVERILRNLISNAVRHSDQGRVVVGCRKRGKTMRIEVWDTGTGIPPENRQKIFQEYVQLRNPERDRTRGLGLGLAIVRRLSELLDCELNLRSQVGRGSCFSICLPSTNLVPSSLLAVAETSHVVAEGAWVLVIDDEVAVLEAMDALLTGWGYRVLAASSGSEALAALSRDKISPRIIICDYRLRGDENGIEVIRLLQVACRQPVPAILITGDTAEHRLIEAQASGLVMLHKPVHNSKLRAAMVNSMRVSDQAGGGAPAPLTAIK